A single window of Pirellulales bacterium DNA harbors:
- a CDS encoding NAD(P)(+) transhydrogenase (Re/Si-specific) subunit beta yields the protein MIHTVVQLSYVVATAFFILSLHWMNDPKTARRGVSCGIGAMVLAVLATWFAVAAANPQWGHHLWIVLAIIAGFAVGVPLSRVPLTAVPQRTALSHAFGGLATGLVGTAEYFMWLSEGPERFTYFRTAALVAEILLGFVTFTGSLMAAGKLQELKWIPQRPVTYPLQNVGNIGVLVLAALLGVALVFFPTEPWSGPAFLAVVGLALLFGVLLIIPIGGADMPTVISILNSYAGLSAVAMGFVLDNKLLITAGALDGSSGLILSIIMCRAMNRSFTNVLFGAFGQVQAVVASGEQKAYKSESVEGAAQILEMAQHVVIVPGYGMAVAQAHHKVRELYDQLKKRGATVKFAIHPVAGRMPGHMNVLLAEAEIPYTDLAEMEEVNAEMPQVDVVLVIGANDIVNPAARHDKGSPIYGMPIIEADRARTVFAIKRSKNPGFAGIDNELYYGDATWMLFGDAKAVVGDLVKQLVGDSGVH from the coding sequence ATGATTCATACCGTCGTACAGCTTTCCTATGTCGTGGCCACGGCGTTTTTCATCCTGTCTTTGCACTGGATGAATGATCCCAAAACGGCCCGCCGCGGCGTATCGTGCGGTATCGGTGCCATGGTCCTGGCGGTGCTGGCCACGTGGTTTGCGGTAGCCGCGGCGAATCCGCAGTGGGGACATCATCTGTGGATTGTCTTGGCCATCATTGCAGGCTTTGCGGTTGGCGTGCCGCTATCGCGCGTACCGCTCACGGCCGTTCCGCAACGCACCGCGCTGTCGCACGCCTTTGGCGGGCTAGCCACGGGACTCGTAGGCACCGCCGAGTATTTTATGTGGCTCAGCGAAGGGCCCGAGCGATTCACGTATTTTCGCACGGCGGCGCTAGTCGCGGAAATCCTCCTGGGCTTTGTCACGTTTACCGGCAGCCTGATGGCGGCCGGCAAGTTGCAAGAGCTGAAATGGATTCCGCAGCGCCCCGTGACCTACCCGCTGCAAAACGTTGGCAATATTGGGGTTCTGGTGCTGGCGGCTCTGCTCGGTGTGGCGTTGGTGTTCTTTCCGACCGAGCCCTGGTCAGGACCGGCGTTTCTGGCGGTCGTCGGGCTGGCGCTGCTGTTCGGCGTGCTGCTGATCATCCCGATCGGTGGCGCCGATATGCCGACCGTGATTTCGATCCTTAATTCGTACGCCGGGCTATCGGCTGTCGCGATGGGTTTTGTGCTCGACAATAAGCTGCTGATCACCGCCGGCGCGCTCGACGGATCGAGCGGACTGATCCTGTCGATCATCATGTGTCGGGCGATGAACCGCTCGTTCACCAATGTGCTGTTCGGCGCATTCGGTCAGGTCCAGGCCGTTGTCGCTAGCGGCGAGCAGAAGGCCTACAAGAGCGAGAGTGTCGAAGGGGCCGCCCAGATTCTGGAAATGGCTCAGCACGTCGTGATTGTCCCCGGCTACGGTATGGCCGTGGCCCAAGCCCACCATAAAGTGCGAGAACTATACGACCAGTTGAAGAAACGTGGCGCCACCGTGAAGTTCGCCATTCATCCCGTGGCCGGCCGCATGCCTGGGCACATGAATGTGCTGTTGGCCGAGGCCGAGATCCCCTATACAGACCTGGCCGAAATGGAAGAGGTCAACGCTGAAATGCCGCAAGTCGACGTGGTGCTGGTGATTGGTGCCAACGACATCGTGAATCCCGCCGCGCGGCACGACAAGGGGAGTCCCATCTACGGTATGCCGATCATCGAGGCGGATCGGGCACGCACCGTATTCGCGATCAAGCGGAGCAAGAACCCTGGCTTCGCAGGGATCGACAATGAGCTGTACTACGGCGATGCAACGTGGATGCTGTTCGGCGATGCCAAAGCGGTGGTAGGCGATCTAGTCAAGCAATTGGTCGGCGACAGTGGGGTGCATTGA
- a CDS encoding NADPH:quinone reductase, with protein sequence MKAAFIKQPGPPEVISYADLPAPEPSANQVLVRMTAVAVNPIDTYIRGGLIKAQLPDPYIIGADLAGVVERYGPGASRFKPGDHVWGSNQGMAGRQGTFAELLAVDQQWLYPVPAGVDDKLAAAGALVGITAHLGLFGRAKLQAGEILFINGGTGGVGSAVMQMAKAVGARVITTAGTDEKVAECRALGADLAINYKTGDVDAEVRSFAPQGVNVWWETLREPNFDRTVGLLALRGRMILMAGRDARPVFPVGPFYVKDCSLHGFAMFNSSADEHRKCADDINRWMAEGKLRPRIGREFKLAEAAAAHKLQEENTLHKAGTLAGKIVLVP encoded by the coding sequence ATGAAAGCCGCGTTCATCAAGCAGCCGGGCCCGCCCGAGGTGATCAGCTACGCCGATCTACCGGCACCGGAGCCATCGGCTAATCAGGTCCTGGTGCGCATGACAGCTGTGGCTGTGAATCCCATCGACACCTATATCCGCGGCGGCTTGATCAAGGCCCAACTGCCCGACCCCTACATCATTGGTGCTGATCTGGCCGGTGTCGTCGAACGGTATGGGCCGGGTGCCTCGCGTTTCAAACCGGGAGACCATGTGTGGGGGAGCAATCAGGGAATGGCAGGTCGGCAGGGTACTTTTGCAGAATTACTGGCCGTCGACCAGCAGTGGCTCTATCCCGTGCCTGCCGGTGTCGACGACAAGCTGGCGGCGGCAGGCGCGCTCGTGGGAATCACCGCCCATTTAGGACTTTTCGGCCGAGCGAAGCTGCAGGCCGGCGAGATTCTGTTCATTAACGGGGGCACGGGCGGCGTCGGATCGGCCGTGATGCAAATGGCCAAGGCCGTGGGAGCCCGGGTCATCACCACAGCCGGCACCGACGAGAAGGTCGCTGAATGCCGGGCGCTTGGTGCTGATTTGGCCATCAACTACAAGACGGGCGACGTCGACGCCGAAGTTCGCAGTTTCGCCCCGCAAGGCGTCAACGTGTGGTGGGAAACGTTGCGCGAGCCGAACTTCGATCGCACCGTCGGGCTGTTGGCGCTGCGGGGGCGAATGATATTAATGGCCGGACGCGATGCGCGGCCCGTTTTTCCCGTCGGTCCGTTTTATGTGAAGGACTGCTCGCTACATGGCTTTGCCATGTTCAACTCTTCGGCCGACGAGCACCGCAAATGTGCCGACGACATTAACCGCTGGATGGCCGAGGGAAAGCTCCGGCCACGCATCGGCCGCGAGTTCAAATTGGCCGAGGCGGCAGCGGCTCACAAACTCCAGGAAGAGAACACGCTGCACAAGGCGGGCACGCTTGCCGGTAAAATCGTGTTGGTACCGTAG
- the pssA gene encoding CDP-diacylglycerol--serine O-phosphatidyltransferase, protein MARIRTVAVLPTLFTLANLVCGFFAIVVAARVDAPTSIEVPVTAPLGTRSPVKAVQALNKDDPTHNVMLSGWLIFLAMLFDALDGHVARLSNWTSDFGAQLDSLSDLVTFGVAPAFLLVKMCPRFTYLHHDWAWVIAASYVVCAALRLARFTVETGDDDDHFHFSGLPSPAAAASIAGFAIMFYTLRKSDNPLVYADNIDIVLQTVLPFFAALVALLMVSRIPYPHLVNQVFSGQRSLGHIVGLVFALVAIMVIRGYAVPLVCCGFVALGPVQYAWQEFVQREPHQDPLF, encoded by the coding sequence ATGGCCCGAATTCGTACTGTCGCCGTATTGCCGACGTTATTCACACTGGCGAACCTCGTGTGTGGGTTCTTTGCCATCGTGGTTGCCGCGCGGGTTGACGCGCCGACTTCGATCGAGGTGCCGGTCACCGCACCTCTGGGTACGCGGAGCCCCGTCAAAGCTGTACAGGCGCTTAACAAGGATGATCCCACGCACAATGTAATGCTCAGCGGCTGGCTGATTTTTCTGGCAATGCTGTTTGATGCGCTCGACGGACACGTCGCTCGCTTGTCGAACTGGACAAGCGATTTCGGGGCGCAGCTCGACAGTCTATCGGACCTGGTGACGTTCGGTGTGGCGCCAGCCTTTTTGTTAGTCAAAATGTGTCCGCGGTTCACCTATCTACATCACGATTGGGCTTGGGTGATCGCGGCATCGTATGTCGTTTGCGCAGCACTGCGCCTGGCGCGATTCACTGTCGAAACAGGCGACGACGACGACCATTTTCACTTTTCCGGTTTGCCGAGCCCTGCGGCCGCGGCGTCGATCGCCGGATTCGCGATCATGTTCTACACGCTGCGGAAGAGTGACAACCCGCTGGTCTATGCAGACAATATCGACATTGTGCTACAAACGGTCTTACCGTTTTTCGCGGCGCTGGTGGCCCTGCTGATGGTGTCGCGAATTCCCTACCCGCATCTGGTCAATCAGGTGTTCTCGGGCCAGCGCAGCCTGGGGCACATCGTGGGTCTGGTGTTCGCGCTGGTGGCCATCATGGTGATTCGCGGTTACGCCGTGCCGCTTGTCTGTTGCGGGTTTGTGGCCTTGGGACCCGTCCAATATGCGTGGCAAGAATTCGTGCAACGCGAACCCCATCAAGACCCGCTTTTCTGA
- the glnE gene encoding bifunctional [glutamate--ammonia ligase]-adenylyl-L-tyrosine phosphorylase/[glutamate--ammonia-ligase] adenylyltransferase, which produces MDIGRLHRYLDNPAEAESWLKTWGLENPPRAHANLVNIATAGVPLDLLGVICDQLAEHLPKSSNPDMALNNLDRFVQASRSPLAIGSLFERDREALGVLLQIMATSQYLSDILVLDPGGYDLLRITEGQPVARDVLVEELAAEVAALDDDHAVMTALRRYKRRETLRISYGDIIRGQKLATVTAQISYLADAIVESAVRFARRRLVEKRGQPRHPDGKPARFVALAMGKLGGVELNYSSDIDLIFLYDVDGKTDGARSFDNVEFFNRLVRDVVRLLTEATELGSPYRVDLRLRPEGERGPLVHSLEQATHYYDVLGRTWERQAYVKARAIAGDLDLGTEFLQYLEPWIYRRYLALADITGIKALKRRIEQRTQSQGKDASDVKTGEGGIRDIEFVIQFLQLLNGGDMPQLRTSNTLEAIAQLENTGCLTHQERSLLEENYSFLRKIEHRLQIMFDLQTHSMPTEPRELGRLAIRMGYADKASRSALAAFEHDHRTKTALNRKILDHLLHDAFGEDAETEPEVDLVLDPDPPPERIAAVLGRYPFRDVQQAYRNLVALSTEKIRFLSTRRCRHFLASIAPRLLKAVAATPDPDSTLSNLEKVSDSLGGKGVLWELFSFNPPSMALYVEICSFSELLSGLLISNPGMIDELMDSMVLNKLPTIDDLRTMLADLARGAEDLDPILHSFKNTQQLYVGVRHILGKEDIRSTFAALTNIAEVCLERIAITEYDKLSAKLGAPTIGEGPLAGQVCSWTILGMGKLGGQELDFHSDLDVVFLYEAEGSTARARRRQGETTNNQHFFSELGQRIIKIANRLSPYGRLYEVDPRLRPTGRSGALATSFPEFARYFAEGSGHLWERQALTKARPVFSTGDAAARAADLVVRAAYDHPWQASYADEIQAMRGRLEDGAPAGNLKRGPGGIVDIEFTVQMLQLAHGGKHGEVRVANTVAALAVLRTAGVLAAKDADFLTKSYCYLRSVECGLRLMNSTARNTLPQDALELAKLAQRQGVASPQALLDKCQEYMAGNRDRFERIFAVASR; this is translated from the coding sequence ATGGATATCGGCCGACTGCACCGTTACCTCGACAATCCAGCCGAGGCAGAAAGCTGGCTGAAAACCTGGGGCTTGGAAAATCCGCCCCGCGCACATGCCAATCTTGTCAACATTGCCACGGCCGGCGTGCCCCTCGACCTATTGGGCGTAATCTGCGATCAGCTGGCGGAACACCTTCCCAAGTCCAGCAATCCCGATATGGCGCTCAATAACCTGGACCGCTTTGTCCAGGCATCGCGCAGCCCGCTGGCGATCGGGTCGCTGTTCGAGCGCGATCGCGAGGCACTCGGCGTATTGCTGCAGATCATGGCCACGAGTCAGTATCTGAGCGATATTTTAGTGCTCGACCCCGGCGGCTATGACCTGTTGCGTATTACCGAAGGTCAACCGGTAGCCCGCGATGTGTTGGTCGAAGAACTGGCGGCGGAAGTCGCCGCCCTCGACGACGACCACGCAGTGATGACGGCCCTGCGCCGTTACAAGCGACGCGAGACGCTGCGCATCTCTTACGGAGACATCATCCGCGGACAGAAGCTAGCCACGGTGACGGCGCAGATCTCGTACCTGGCGGACGCGATCGTGGAAAGTGCGGTGCGTTTCGCTCGCCGCCGCCTAGTGGAGAAGCGCGGTCAACCGCGCCACCCCGATGGCAAGCCCGCGCGATTTGTCGCCTTAGCCATGGGCAAGCTGGGAGGCGTCGAGCTGAATTACTCGAGCGATATCGACCTGATCTTCCTCTACGACGTTGATGGCAAAACCGACGGAGCCCGCAGTTTCGACAATGTCGAGTTCTTCAATCGCCTGGTTCGCGATGTGGTGCGATTACTGACCGAAGCCACGGAGTTAGGTAGCCCCTATCGCGTCGACCTACGGCTCCGCCCCGAAGGCGAACGCGGGCCCTTGGTACACAGCCTGGAACAGGCTACGCACTACTACGACGTGCTGGGACGTACCTGGGAGCGTCAAGCTTACGTCAAGGCCCGCGCCATCGCCGGCGATCTCGACCTGGGGACGGAGTTCCTCCAATATCTCGAACCGTGGATTTACCGCCGTTATCTTGCCCTGGCCGATATCACAGGCATCAAGGCGCTGAAGCGCCGCATTGAGCAGCGCACGCAATCGCAGGGGAAGGATGCGTCGGATGTGAAGACGGGCGAAGGAGGCATTCGCGATATCGAGTTCGTGATTCAATTCCTGCAATTGCTCAATGGCGGCGACATGCCGCAACTGCGCACCAGTAACACGCTCGAAGCAATTGCCCAGTTAGAAAATACGGGCTGCCTGACGCACCAGGAACGCTCGCTCTTGGAAGAGAATTATAGTTTTCTGCGCAAGATCGAACATCGCTTGCAGATCATGTTCGACTTGCAGACGCACAGCATGCCGACCGAACCGCGCGAATTGGGCCGACTGGCCATTCGTATGGGCTATGCCGACAAGGCGAGCCGCTCGGCCCTGGCGGCGTTCGAGCATGATCACCGCACGAAGACAGCGCTCAATCGCAAGATTCTGGATCACTTGTTACACGACGCCTTTGGCGAAGATGCCGAGACCGAGCCCGAAGTAGACCTGGTGCTCGACCCTGATCCGCCCCCGGAGCGGATCGCGGCCGTGTTGGGACGTTACCCGTTCCGCGACGTACAACAAGCCTATCGTAACCTAGTGGCGCTCTCGACCGAAAAGATTCGCTTTCTGTCGACGCGACGTTGCCGGCACTTTCTGGCCTCGATCGCACCGCGATTGCTTAAGGCCGTGGCCGCGACGCCGGATCCCGATTCCACACTCTCAAACCTGGAAAAGGTTAGCGATTCGCTGGGCGGCAAAGGCGTGCTGTGGGAACTCTTCAGCTTTAATCCGCCGTCGATGGCGCTGTACGTCGAGATCTGCTCCTTCAGCGAGTTGCTATCTGGATTACTGATCAGCAATCCGGGCATGATCGACGAGTTGATGGACAGCATGGTCCTGAACAAGCTTCCCACGATCGACGACTTGCGCACGATGTTGGCCGACCTGGCGCGCGGCGCCGAGGACTTGGACCCCATTCTGCACAGCTTTAAGAACACGCAACAACTCTATGTGGGCGTGCGCCACATATTGGGCAAAGAGGATATCCGCTCGACGTTCGCAGCACTGACAAACATTGCCGAAGTGTGTCTGGAACGAATCGCAATCACAGAATACGACAAACTAAGTGCGAAGCTCGGCGCGCCTACGATCGGCGAAGGACCGCTCGCCGGCCAAGTCTGTTCCTGGACAATCCTGGGCATGGGCAAGCTAGGTGGTCAGGAGCTAGATTTCCATAGCGACCTGGACGTGGTCTTCCTTTACGAGGCCGAGGGATCGACCGCGCGTGCACGCCGTCGCCAAGGCGAGACAACCAACAATCAACATTTCTTCAGCGAGCTTGGGCAGCGGATCATCAAGATCGCCAATCGATTGAGTCCTTATGGCCGTCTGTACGAAGTCGATCCCCGCTTGCGTCCGACAGGCCGCTCGGGGGCGTTGGCCACAAGTTTCCCAGAGTTCGCCCGCTATTTCGCCGAGGGGAGCGGTCATCTCTGGGAGCGGCAAGCGTTAACCAAGGCGCGTCCGGTATTCAGCACGGGGGATGCCGCGGCACGCGCCGCGGACTTAGTCGTGCGAGCTGCCTACGATCATCCTTGGCAGGCGTCTTACGCCGACGAAATCCAAGCCATGCGCGGGCGGTTGGAAGACGGGGCGCCAGCCGGAAACCTAAAGCGCGGGCCCGGCGGCATCGTTGACATCGAATTCACGGTCCAGATGTTGCAACTGGCCCACGGCGGCAAACATGGCGAGGTGCGGGTCGCCAACACCGTCGCCGCGCTTGCCGTGTTGCGAACTGCAGGAGTTCTCGCGGCCAAGGACGCGGACTTTCTGACTAAAAGCTATTGCTACCTGCGCAGCGTCGAGTGCGGTTTGCGACTCATGAACTCGACGGCCCGCAATACGTTGCCGCAAGACGCGCTGGAACTAGCCAAACTCGCTCAAAGGCAAGGGGTCGCCAGCCCCCAAGCGCTGCTCGATAAATGCCAGGAATACATGGCAGGCAACCGGGATCGCTTCGAGCGGATTTTTGCGGTCGCCTCACGCTGA
- a CDS encoding NAD(P) transhydrogenase subunit alpha → MPLRSTVWPQRWILAALVLGVATVCHAQAVADSSSRATAHSEPPLDYWSMLFVFVLATFIGMGVIRRVSRLLYTPLMSLTNAISAIAVVGAIIVTGSDYPLHIRVMGAVALFASMTNIVSGFMITDRMLKMFKTSTPRDGKSI, encoded by the coding sequence ATGCCGTTGCGATCGACTGTTTGGCCCCAGCGGTGGATCCTGGCCGCCTTGGTTCTCGGCGTGGCCACTGTGTGCCATGCACAAGCTGTGGCAGATTCATCCAGCCGGGCGACGGCGCACTCTGAGCCACCGCTCGACTACTGGTCGATGCTCTTCGTGTTTGTGCTGGCGACGTTTATCGGCATGGGGGTCATCCGCCGGGTCTCGCGGCTGCTCTATACACCGCTAATGTCGCTGACCAATGCCATCTCGGCCATCGCGGTGGTTGGCGCAATTATCGTCACGGGCTCGGACTATCCGCTGCATATCCGCGTGATGGGCGCGGTGGCGCTCTTTGCCTCGATGACCAACATCGTTAGCGGCTTCATGATTACCGATCGCATGTTGAAAATGTTCAAGACCAGCACGCCACGCGACGGCAAATCTATATGA
- a CDS encoding phosphatidylserine decarboxylase has translation MSRTEIESSTTAIEPLPANITSVQPGGGVCYRLELAWGKWRRWYLRTFRSGYVRRMAATRQGETTGCPHEILDPRDLKYCRNLCTARWDEADDPFTWRGRLPFARWGLAELQILGYPLLLVTVLLAFAPTPWWPLAMGTAVLLGLVVYFFRDPTRRVPSDPGLMVSPADGKIAEITPLEFDPFIGGAAVRIGIFLSIFNVHLNRVPCGSRVLCLRYLPGKFLNALKPESARENESMWIGLEEAGPSRRRLIVRQITGQFARRIVCSLRPGETLARGQQFGMIKLGSRTELILPAAGLEVLTQVGQRVKAGSSILAHYKER, from the coding sequence ATGAGCCGCACAGAAATCGAATCCAGCACGACCGCGATCGAACCGCTCCCCGCGAACATTACCAGCGTGCAGCCCGGTGGCGGCGTGTGCTATCGCCTGGAACTGGCCTGGGGGAAATGGCGGCGGTGGTATTTGCGAACTTTTCGCTCCGGCTATGTTCGACGAATGGCCGCCACACGGCAGGGCGAAACGACCGGTTGCCCCCACGAGATACTCGACCCGCGTGACCTGAAGTACTGCCGCAACCTGTGTACGGCCAGGTGGGACGAGGCGGACGACCCGTTCACTTGGCGCGGGCGGCTTCCCTTTGCTCGCTGGGGTTTGGCCGAGTTGCAAATTCTGGGCTATCCGCTCCTGTTGGTCACGGTGCTGCTGGCGTTCGCTCCCACGCCGTGGTGGCCGCTAGCGATGGGAACAGCGGTCCTGTTGGGGCTGGTGGTCTACTTCTTCCGCGATCCGACGCGCCGCGTGCCCAGCGATCCGGGGCTGATGGTTTCACCGGCTGACGGCAAGATTGCCGAAATTACGCCGCTCGAGTTTGATCCGTTCATCGGTGGCGCGGCCGTACGAATCGGCATTTTCCTGTCGATTTTCAACGTTCACCTTAACCGTGTCCCCTGCGGCTCGCGGGTGCTATGCTTGCGGTATCTGCCAGGCAAGTTCTTGAATGCGCTCAAGCCAGAAAGCGCCCGAGAGAACGAAAGCATGTGGATCGGCCTGGAAGAAGCTGGGCCGTCGCGGCGACGCCTTATTGTGCGGCAAATCACCGGTCAGTTTGCCCGCCGTATTGTGTGCAGCCTGCGACCAGGAGAGACCCTGGCGCGCGGCCAGCAGTTCGGCATGATCAAGCTAGGTTCGCGTACGGAATTGATTCTGCCGGCAGCAGGCCTGGAAGTGTTAACGCAAGTGGGCCAGCGTGTGAAAGCTGGCAGCAGCATTTTGGCCCATTACAAGGAACGGTAA